Proteins found in one Neofelis nebulosa isolate mNeoNeb1 chromosome 3, mNeoNeb1.pri, whole genome shotgun sequence genomic segment:
- the NUDT6 gene encoding nucleoside diphosphate-linked moiety X motif 6 isoform X3, which translates to MVIQRMLKNMWKFPGGLSEPGEDIGDTAVREVFEETGIKSEFRSLLSIRQQHTNPGAFGKSDMYIICRLKPYSFTINFCQHECLRCEWMDLHDLVKTENTTPITSRVARLLLYGYREGFDKIDFTVEELPAVYTGLFYKLYHKELPENYRTMIGMD; encoded by the exons TTGAAAAATATGTGGAAGTTCCCAGGAGGCCTGTCAGAGCCTGGAGAAGATATTG GAGACACAGCAGTTCGAGAAGTTTTTGAAGAGACTGGTATAAAATCAGAATTCAGGTCCCTTCTGAGCATTCGGCAACAGCACACCAATCCCGGAGCTTTTGGGAAGTCAGATATGTATATCATCTGTCGCTTAAAGCCATATTCATTCACCATAAATTTTTGCCAGCATGAATGCTTAAGGTGTGAGTGGATGGATCTCCATGACCTGGTCAAGACTGAAAACACAACTCCCATCACGAGCAGAGTTGCTAGGCTGCTTCTCTACGGGTACAGAGAAGGGTTTGACAAGATTGATTTCACCGTGGAAGAACTTCCAGCAGTTTACACAGGCTTGTTCTATAAACTGTATCATAAGGAACTGCCAGAGAATTATAGAACTATGATAGGAATGGATTAA